The genomic segment TAACTCGTCCATTTGGTATCCTAATTTTATTGATCTGCTTTTACATAGGAGTGGAATCAGCAGCCATAAAGGGAGGTGAAAATTACCAATTAGAAATAGTGGGAGAGCATGTTGACCCAGTAGTTCTTACCAACTGCCTCAGGAAGAAATTGGGCCAAGCCGAACTGGTGAGTGTTGTGTCCGTTGTTGCTGCAGGTTCTAACGCAAATCCTGAAGCTTCAAAACCTGTGACGCCTCAGCCACAACCCTATAGTTACCCCGATTTTGGCGTACCTCAATACCAAGTTTACGAAGTTAGAGACCCCAATCCGGCTTGCTGCTCCATTATGTGAATGTAAATTACTTGGATTATATTGTATGAAACGGTTTGTATTTTGGAGCTATTGATGATCTAAACTAGTAGAACATCGATCACCTGTTTTGATTTCCTTTTTGCAAAGTTTAAATATTCCTTTTTGGATGATCTTTTGTATATTCTACTTTTTGGAAATTGTCTCATCAACGCACTGTCAAGGTACCGCTAGAGGAAATGCTAATACAGTATACTAATGTGATACTTTATAATCAGTGCAGAGTGAAGAATTCAAACAAGggaactttttttaaaaaaatttatgttcaagaaatcaacaacttatatatgaaaaaattatttttaccctATTTACCCCTTGTACCCTTCTGTCTCCGTCCATGTAATTATAATGtcaagtgtatgccggtgggggcatataAAATTAGTCCGCCTtgcggaattttttttttttttaaatttttgacagagtgggggttcgaacctggaacccatgAGTTTTAGCCgcagggcaaaatttaaagatttcaaatatgaggggcaaaatttaaagacctgTACTTTCCAGTTATATGCGTCATAGGGTAAGTTGGACCATAGAAGCAGAATCCCCAATAGTTGCTAATTCGGTTTCTTGGTTCGTGGCCCGTTACAATTTTTCTTAGTGCTATGTCAAATTTCTGgaaagatttttatttttacccctAAAAGATGATAAGATAAAATAtaagaatattttgtaagaaaattTGTAAGaaaattttcttctattcaaattataaATTGTTACATAAGTATGTCAATATAGCTAAAGCGTACCCATATGTATGAAGACTAATAAAGCAGTTCTTGGAAGCCATTTcttatcaaataaaatcaatctctTTTATTTCTCGTCACGCATTTCTGAGTTTCTCACCCAAAAATAAAGATATAACTATAAAACCGAAGAATGAAAAACTAAAAATGGTAATCTCTCCATAAAGAAAGGTCTGGCCTTCATTGCTACTCTGTTGTGCCGTTTTGACCATCTTAGTGCAGAGTATGTGGTTCAAGATGCACGTTATTTCAAGTAGGATCATAATCAACTATATATATGACGTTTACATAATTGAGCAGCCTTCTTGTTGATATGAATCTCTAACTTGGTAAACTGGATATTGAGGTGCCGCATAATAGGGGTAGTAATATGGTTGTGACTGTATTGTCACAGGCACAACTGAAGCTTTTATGTCAGAACTTTTATCTTTATTGCCAGCAGCAGTAGCAGGGCCAGCGCTCACCAACTCCGCCTGCCCCAAATTCTTCCTGAGCGAACTTGTCAGTGTCACCGCGTCAATCTGCTCACCCACAACTTCTAATTGGTTCTTTCCGTCCCCTTGAATAGCTGCCGATTCCACCCCTAACATCCAAAAAATCCATCTTATTAATTAGCTTGACAAGATTTAGATTGAAACCATAAGAATTTATGAACAAAAGGAGACTAGCTACTGAGCTAGCTAGTACCTGGCtgagaaaaatcaattttaatttaatttatttgttaataaaacAAACTTTATTACCAATGAAGCATTACAGCACAAATAAAAGACTAAGATATAGTCCAACCTCAGTCAAGCAGTAGCCAgtattttccagaaaaaaaaataaaaaagtaactcTAAACCTATCAGTTTGGCAGCAGCTCACACAGGATATATAGAAGTTTAGAGTCCTGATCAACTTCCTTTCTTATTAGTGACTTTGGTAAAGATTTTTATTGAAATCATTAAAATCAAGAATTGAAAGTAGGGATTTATTAAGTACCTGGCTGAGAAACGGCAATCTTGAAGGCCTTTGACCGACATTTCTGATCATTTCTGCTCAAAGATAATCTGATAACCACCTTTTGCTGCCAAATCAAGAGCACATATGTCAGTAATCAAAATTACCTAAACGATTACCACAAAAAATTATGTACGCATGAGAAGTATAGCCTAGTATAATTTTCTTAGTCAAAACTTAGATTACAATTACTTCCTCCATCCAAATTTATGTG from the Lycium ferocissimum isolate CSIRO_LF1 chromosome 11, AGI_CSIRO_Lferr_CH_V1, whole genome shotgun sequence genome contains:
- the LOC132036416 gene encoding heavy metal-associated isoprenylated plant protein 16-like, coding for MKQKVIIKLFMDRNDQRCRTKAFKIAVSQPGVESAAIKGGENYQLEIVGEHVDPVVLTNCLRKKLGQAELVSVVSVVAAGSNANPEASKPVTPQPQPYSYPDFGVPQYQVYEVRDPNPACCSIM
- the LOC132037596 gene encoding uncharacterized protein LOC132037596; the protein is MKQKVVIRLSLSRNDQKCRSKAFKIAVSQPGVESAAIQGDGKNQLEVVGEQIDAVTLTSSLRKNLGQAELVSAGPATAAGNKDKSSDIKASVVPVTIQSQPYYYPYYAAPQYPVYQVRDSYQQEGCSIM